One region of Streptomyces rishiriensis genomic DNA includes:
- a CDS encoding cytochrome P450, with translation MPCPELADGFDFTDPDLLQHHVPLPEFAELRVAEPVRWIPQTGNVAGFQDEGYWAVTRHADVKYVSTRPEIFSSYLNTAIIRFNEHIERDSIDAQRFILLNMDPPEHTRVRQIVQRGFTPRAIRALEERLRNRATAIVERARAQDGSFDFVTSVASELPLQAIAELIGVPQDDRSKIFDWSNKMIGYDDPEFAITAEVGQQSAAEILAYAMNMAAERKQCPAHDIVSTLVAAENEGNLNSDEFGFFVLMLAVAGNETTRNATTHGMHAFLTHPEQWELYKRERPGTAAEEIVRWATPVIAFQRTATQDTELGGKLIRKGDRVGLFYSSANRDPEVFERPDEFDVTRDPNPHLGFGGGGPHFCLGKSLAVLEINLIFNAIADALPDLRLVGDPRRLRSAWINGVKELRVSAE, from the coding sequence ATGCCCTGTCCAGAGCTTGCCGACGGGTTCGACTTCACCGATCCCGACCTGCTTCAGCACCATGTGCCGCTACCGGAGTTCGCCGAGTTGCGCGTTGCCGAACCGGTCCGCTGGATCCCTCAGACGGGCAATGTCGCCGGCTTCCAGGACGAGGGGTACTGGGCGGTGACCCGTCACGCGGACGTGAAGTACGTTTCCACCCGTCCCGAGATCTTCTCCTCCTACCTCAACACCGCGATCATCCGGTTCAACGAGCACATCGAACGGGACTCGATCGACGCCCAGCGGTTCATCCTGCTGAACATGGATCCGCCCGAGCACACGCGCGTGCGGCAGATCGTGCAGCGCGGGTTCACGCCCCGGGCCATCCGGGCGCTGGAGGAGCGGCTGCGGAACCGGGCCACGGCGATCGTCGAGAGAGCCCGTGCGCAGGACGGTTCCTTCGACTTCGTCACGTCCGTCGCCTCGGAGCTGCCCCTGCAGGCCATCGCCGAGCTGATCGGCGTGCCCCAGGACGACCGCTCCAAGATCTTCGACTGGTCCAACAAGATGATCGGGTACGACGATCCCGAGTTCGCCATCACGGCGGAGGTCGGGCAGCAGTCCGCCGCCGAGATCCTCGCGTACGCCATGAACATGGCCGCCGAGCGGAAGCAGTGCCCCGCTCACGACATCGTCTCGACGCTCGTGGCCGCCGAGAACGAGGGCAACCTCAACTCCGACGAGTTCGGGTTCTTCGTGCTGATGCTGGCCGTGGCCGGGAACGAGACCACCCGGAACGCCACGACGCACGGGATGCACGCCTTCCTCACCCACCCCGAGCAGTGGGAGTTGTACAAGCGGGAGAGGCCGGGCACCGCCGCCGAGGAGATCGTGCGGTGGGCCACGCCTGTCATCGCCTTCCAGCGGACCGCCACCCAGGACACCGAACTGGGCGGGAAGCTGATCAGGAAGGGGGACCGGGTCGGGCTCTTCTACTCCTCCGCCAACCGCGACCCCGAGGTGTTCGAGCGGCCCGACGAGTTCGACGTCACCCGGGATCCGAATCCGCACCTCGGCTTCGGCGGCGGCGGACCCCACTTCTGCCTCGGCAAGTCGCTCGCCGTGCTCGAGATCAACCTCATCTTCAACGCCATCGCCGATGCCCTGCCCGACCTGAGGCTCGTGGGGGACCCGCGTCGGCTGCGGTCCGCCTGGATCAACGGGGTGAAGGAGTTGAGAGTCAGCGCGGAATGA
- a CDS encoding steroid 3-ketoacyl-CoA thiolase: MAAEPVIVEAVRTPIGKRGGALANLHPAYLLGETYRELLGRTAIPADAVEQIVGGTVTHAGEQSMNPARTAWLTVGLPYETAATTVDCQCGSSQQASHMTANMIAAGVIDVGISCGVEAMSRVPLGSGSKHGPGKPFPDEWNVDLPNQFEAAERIARNRGLSRADVDALGVLSQSRAATAWSEERFKRETFAVQVPTTEEEQAAGQGMWRLVDRDEGLRDTSLDALSRLKPVMPTAIHTAGNSSQISDGAAAIMWASKRMARALKLKPRARIVAQALVGANPHFHLDGPIDATRAVLGKAGMSLKDIDLVEINEAFASVVLSWAKVFDQDLTKVNVNGGAIALGHPVGATGARLITTALHELERTDKEFALITMCAGGALATGTIIQRL; encoded by the coding sequence ATGGCCGCCGAACCCGTGATCGTGGAAGCAGTCCGCACCCCCATCGGCAAGCGCGGCGGCGCGCTCGCCAACCTGCACCCCGCCTACCTCCTGGGCGAGACCTACCGCGAACTACTCGGCCGCACCGCCATCCCCGCCGACGCGGTCGAGCAAATCGTCGGCGGCACGGTGACCCACGCCGGCGAACAGTCCATGAACCCCGCCCGCACGGCCTGGCTGACCGTCGGCCTCCCGTACGAGACGGCCGCGACGACGGTCGACTGCCAGTGCGGCTCCTCGCAGCAGGCGAGCCACATGACGGCGAACATGATCGCGGCGGGCGTCATCGACGTAGGCATCAGCTGCGGAGTCGAGGCGATGTCCCGCGTCCCCCTCGGCTCGGGCTCGAAGCACGGCCCCGGCAAACCGTTCCCGGACGAGTGGAACGTGGACCTCCCGAACCAGTTCGAGGCGGCGGAACGCATCGCGCGCAACCGGGGGTTGAGCCGCGCGGACGTCGACGCCCTGGGCGTGCTGTCGCAGTCGCGGGCGGCGACGGCCTGGTCGGAGGAACGCTTCAAACGCGAGACCTTCGCCGTCCAGGTCCCGACGACGGAGGAAGAACAGGCGGCGGGCCAGGGCATGTGGCGCCTGGTCGACCGCGACGAGGGCCTGCGCGACACCTCCCTCGACGCACTCTCCCGCCTCAAGCCGGTCATGCCGACGGCGATCCACACGGCCGGCAACTCGTCGCAGATATCCGACGGCGCGGCGGCGATCATGTGGGCGTCGAAGCGGATGGCCCGTGCCCTGAAGCTGAAGCCGAGGGCGAGGATCGTCGCCCAGGCGCTGGTGGGCGCGAACCCGCACTTCCACCTCGACGGCCCGATCGACGCAACCCGCGCCGTCCTCGGCAAGGCGGGCATGTCCCTGAAGGACATCGACCTCGTCGAGATCAACGAGGCTTTCGCGTCGGTGGTGCTGAGCTGGGCGAAGGTCTTCGACCAGGACCTGACCAAGGTCAACGTCAACGGCGGAGCGATAGCGCTCGGCCACCCGGTGGGAGCGACCGGCGCCCGCCTCATCACGACCGCCCTGCACGAACTGGAGCGCACGGACAAGGAGTTCGCCCTGATCACCATGTGCGCGGGCGGCGCACTGGCGACGGGGACGATCATTCAGCGCCTGTAG
- a CDS encoding SCO2322 family protein — MTRRCAALVLAALLLSLTGAVQSAQAAGYRYWSFWDRSGDGWTYATQGPSTARPADGDVQGFRFAVSADSQDASQPRGAASFAAICAKTPARDDTKRVALVIDFGTAADAPGGETPPSPRTACARVSSDATTAEALASVVEPLRYDTNALLCAIAGYPRTGCGEQVSGQAPATDGPASAEPTSAAKPEPAGEEDGGPSVGLYAGAAAVAVLGAAAVRQARRRGSRRDG; from the coding sequence GTGACGCGCCGGTGCGCCGCCCTCGTCCTCGCCGCGCTGCTGCTGTCGCTGACCGGCGCGGTCCAGTCGGCCCAGGCCGCCGGGTACCGCTACTGGTCCTTCTGGGACCGCTCGGGCGACGGCTGGACGTACGCCACCCAGGGTCCCTCCACCGCCCGCCCCGCCGACGGCGACGTCCAGGGCTTCCGGTTCGCGGTGAGCGCGGACTCCCAGGACGCGTCACAGCCGCGCGGCGCGGCGTCCTTCGCGGCGATCTGCGCGAAGACGCCCGCGCGCGACGACACCAAGCGGGTGGCCCTGGTCATCGACTTCGGCACGGCGGCCGACGCCCCGGGCGGTGAGACCCCGCCGTCGCCGCGCACGGCCTGCGCCCGCGTCTCGTCCGACGCGACGACGGCCGAGGCCCTCGCCTCGGTCGTCGAACCGCTGCGCTACGACACGAACGCCCTGCTGTGCGCGATCGCGGGCTATCCGCGGACGGGCTGCGGCGAGCAGGTGTCCGGGCAGGCGCCGGCGACGGACGGGCCGGCGTCCGCCGAGCCGACGTCCGCCGCGAAGCCGGAACCGGCCGGGGAAGAGGACGGCGGGCCGTCGGTGGGCCTGTACGCGGGCGCGGCGGCGGTGGCGGTCCTGGGCGCGGCGGCGGTCCGGCAGGCCCGGCGGCGAGGATCCCGCAGGGATGGCTGA
- a CDS encoding ECF transporter S component, giving the protein MTMPRRRPVHLGPRSLAALALVSTVGVIAFGWPFLAPPTSALNAHAQDAPWLFAGLLVLLVAVVAATISESGLGAKAVAMLGVLAATGAALRPIGAGTAGIEPMFFLMVLSGRVLGPGFGFVLGSVTMFASALLTGGVGPWMPFQMLAMGWFTMGAGLLPGADRLRGRAELALLAVYGFLAAFAYGTAMNMAGWPFMGALASGVAFDPDGTVPANLARFAAYCVATSLGWDLGRAVVTVLLTLTLGPAVLRALRRATRRAAFETAVTFEAPRKASEGR; this is encoded by the coding sequence ATGACGATGCCCAGGCGGCGTCCCGTCCACCTCGGCCCCCGGTCGCTCGCCGCGTTGGCGCTGGTCAGCACGGTGGGCGTGATCGCGTTCGGCTGGCCCTTCCTCGCCCCGCCCACCTCCGCGCTGAACGCTCACGCCCAGGACGCCCCCTGGCTGTTCGCGGGCCTGCTGGTGCTGCTGGTCGCGGTCGTGGCGGCGACGATCTCGGAGTCCGGGCTCGGCGCGAAGGCGGTGGCGATGCTGGGCGTGCTGGCGGCGACGGGCGCGGCCCTGCGTCCGATCGGCGCGGGGACGGCGGGCATCGAGCCGATGTTCTTCCTGATGGTGCTGAGCGGCCGGGTTCTCGGGCCGGGCTTCGGCTTCGTCCTCGGCTCGGTCACGATGTTCGCGTCCGCGCTGCTCACGGGCGGGGTGGGGCCGTGGATGCCGTTCCAGATGCTGGCGATGGGCTGGTTCACCATGGGCGCGGGCCTGCTGCCGGGCGCCGACCGGCTCCGTGGCCGTGCCGAACTGGCCCTGCTCGCGGTCTACGGCTTCCTCGCCGCCTTCGCCTACGGCACGGCGATGAACATGGCCGGGTGGCCGTTCATGGGTGCGCTGGCCTCGGGCGTCGCCTTCGACCCGGACGGGACGGTGCCCGCGAACCTGGCCCGCTTCGCCGCGTACTGCGTGGCGACCTCGCTGGGCTGGGACCTGGGGCGGGCGGTGGTCACGGTCCTGCTGACCCTCACTCTCGGTCCGGCGGTGCTCAGGGCGCTACGCAGAGCGACCCGTCGCGCGGCCTTCGAGACCGCGGTCACATTCGAGGCCCCGCGGAAGGCTTCCGAGGGCCGTTGA
- a CDS encoding helix-turn-helix domain-containing protein has translation MTHINVLDPGASPLDYYGFELRRLREAAELTQAQLGGVLNYTGSLVGQVETARKVPTVEFSERVDAALGTGGLFSRLVVLVLRSQLPAWFREVAELEARALEICTFQTHLVHGLLQTPAYARAVLGVLDQSDLDDRTTVRLARQRIFEKAAPPVLWIVISEGVLCQEIGGREVMREQLRHLLSFEANPRINVQVLPFAAGAHPGAQGSFTLFRFAGDPAIVYTEGYGSGHPSANPDTVNDCSLRYDHLRAAALSLKESAELIRRVMEERYGEQDLA, from the coding sequence GTGACGCATATCAATGTTCTCGACCCGGGAGCTTCGCCGCTCGACTACTACGGGTTCGAGCTTCGGCGGTTGCGGGAGGCGGCCGAGCTCACGCAGGCGCAGTTGGGAGGCGTCCTCAACTACACCGGCTCGCTGGTGGGGCAGGTCGAGACCGCCCGGAAGGTGCCCACCGTTGAGTTCAGTGAGAGGGTCGATGCTGCCCTCGGGACCGGCGGGTTGTTCTCGCGGCTCGTCGTACTCGTGCTGCGGAGTCAACTTCCGGCCTGGTTCAGGGAAGTCGCCGAGCTGGAAGCGCGGGCCCTAGAGATCTGCACTTTTCAGACTCACCTGGTGCATGGCCTGCTCCAGACCCCGGCCTACGCGCGTGCCGTGCTCGGTGTGCTCGATCAGAGCGATCTCGACGACCGCACCACCGTCCGCCTCGCTCGTCAGCGCATCTTCGAGAAAGCCGCGCCGCCCGTCCTCTGGATTGTGATCAGCGAGGGCGTCCTGTGTCAGGAGATCGGTGGTCGGGAGGTGATGCGCGAGCAACTCCGGCACCTGTTGTCGTTCGAGGCCAATCCGCGAATCAACGTGCAAGTGCTGCCGTTTGCCGCCGGGGCACACCCCGGAGCGCAAGGCTCGTTCACCCTCTTTCGCTTCGCCGGCGACCCGGCCATCGTCTATACGGAGGGGTACGGCAGTGGGCATCCCAGCGCGAACCCGGACACCGTCAACGACTGTTCACTCCGTTACGATCATCTCCGGGCTGCCGCTCTCTCCCTCAAGGAATCGGCGGAGCTGATCCGGCGAGTGATGGAGGAGCGCTATGGAGAACAGGATCTGGCGTAA
- a CDS encoding YoaK family protein has translation MTTEPTQDTETRGVPLVPVLLALTVVSGLIDAVSYLGLGHVFTANMTGNVVVLGFAAAGAPGFSVPHTATSLGCFLVGAIVGGRVSRGLGTGSRRRWTRMTLAAEAVLVGVSAAVAFAAPDHAPVTVYSVIALTAFAMGLRNATVRKLGVADLTTTVLTMTLTGLASDSRAGGGAGTHSPRRTASVIAMVVGAAIGAWLVLRYGIAVPLLVGAAVVAVLALTASGRE, from the coding sequence ATGACGACCGAGCCCACGCAGGACACCGAAACGCGGGGTGTCCCCCTGGTCCCCGTCCTGCTCGCCCTCACGGTGGTCAGCGGCCTGATCGACGCGGTCAGTTACCTGGGCCTCGGCCACGTCTTCACCGCCAACATGACCGGCAACGTCGTCGTGCTGGGCTTCGCCGCCGCCGGCGCCCCGGGCTTCTCGGTCCCGCACACGGCGACCTCGCTGGGCTGTTTCCTGGTGGGCGCGATCGTCGGCGGACGGGTGTCCCGGGGCCTCGGGACCGGCTCCCGCCGCAGATGGACCAGGATGACGCTGGCCGCGGAGGCGGTCCTGGTGGGCGTCTCGGCCGCGGTGGCCTTCGCCGCCCCGGACCACGCCCCCGTCACCGTGTACTCGGTCATCGCCCTGACCGCCTTCGCGATGGGCCTGCGCAACGCGACCGTACGCAAACTCGGCGTGGCCGACCTCACGACCACCGTCCTGACGATGACCCTCACCGGCCTGGCCTCGGACTCCCGGGCGGGCGGCGGCGCGGGCACCCACTCCCCGCGGCGTACGGCGTCGGTGATCGCCATGGTCGTCGGCGCGGCCATCGGCGCATGGCTGGTACTCCGCTACGGCATCGCCGTCCCGCTGCTGGTCGGGGCGGCGGTCGTGGCAGTACTGGCGCTGACGGCGTCCGGCCGGGAGTGA
- a CDS encoding DUF397 domain-containing protein, whose product MENRIWRKSSYSGDQGGECVEIAETPAAIAVRDSKTPAGPILTIEPAAFSTFLAWTGGGATGAE is encoded by the coding sequence ATGGAGAACAGGATCTGGCGTAAGTCGTCCTACAGCGGTGACCAGGGTGGCGAGTGCGTCGAGATCGCTGAGACTCCCGCCGCCATCGCCGTCCGCGATTCCAAGACCCCGGCGGGCCCGATTCTCACCATCGAGCCCGCCGCGTTCTCGACCTTCCTTGCCTGGACCGGTGGTGGCGCTACAGGCGCTGAATGA
- a CDS encoding transglycosylase SLT domain-containing protein, protein MSVSVIRRIASPKKALTGIAVAAATAGMALSAAPAHAATTSSAAQAQAIAHKMIPNAAQYKAFSNIVKHESGWNVTATNASSGAYGLVQALPASKMASAGSDWKSNAKTQIKWGLDYMNSRYGSPVAAWNFWQANGWY, encoded by the coding sequence GTGTCCGTCTCCGTCATCCGTCGCATCGCTTCCCCGAAGAAGGCCCTCACCGGCATCGCCGTCGCCGCCGCCACCGCGGGGATGGCGCTGTCCGCCGCCCCCGCCCACGCCGCGACGACGTCCTCCGCCGCCCAGGCCCAGGCGATCGCGCACAAGATGATCCCGAACGCGGCTCAGTACAAGGCTTTCTCCAACATCGTGAAGCACGAGAGCGGCTGGAACGTCACCGCCACCAACGCCTCCTCCGGCGCCTACGGCCTCGTCCAGGCCCTGCCGGCCTCCAAGATGGCCTCGGCCGGTTCCGACTGGAAGAGCAACGCCAAGACCCAGATCAAGTGGGGTCTGGACTACATGAACTCCCGCTACGGCAGCCCCGTCGCCGCCTGGAACTTCTGGCAGGCCAACGGCTGGTACTGA
- a CDS encoding ATP-binding protein, translating to MNGYFPSIYASPVPTQYRMTLTAGEHSARHIRRIARMHLQNWELQHLTDTVALALTELIANVIRHVPDSHCTVLLLKQRTGIRAEVTDAYGQLLPAPAKSAPESEGGRGLLLLDALVDKWGVSPTAGGGKTVWFECEAVTSHGRAEPDR from the coding sequence GTGAACGGATACTTCCCCTCGATCTACGCCTCTCCCGTCCCCACGCAGTACCGCATGACCCTGACGGCCGGCGAGCACTCGGCCCGCCATATCCGCCGAATCGCGCGCATGCACCTGCAGAACTGGGAGCTGCAACACCTGACGGACACGGTCGCGTTGGCCCTGACAGAGCTGATCGCGAACGTAATCCGCCACGTTCCGGACAGCCACTGCACGGTGCTCCTGCTGAAGCAGCGGACGGGCATCAGGGCAGAGGTGACGGACGCCTACGGCCAACTACTCCCGGCCCCGGCGAAGTCGGCCCCGGAATCGGAAGGCGGCCGAGGCTTGCTCCTCCTGGACGCGTTGGTCGACAAGTGGGGAGTGTCGCCGACAGCCGGGGGCGGAAAAACGGTGTGGTTCGAGTGCGAAGCCGTCACTTCTCATGGACGCGCAGAGCCCGACAGATGA
- a CDS encoding CbiQ family ECF transporter T component, which produces MADGRPGTPLHPAAWWLWALGLGTAATRTTNPLLLGLLLTVSAYVVTTCRPDTPWSRSYSAFLKLGLAVLVVRLVFVVALGSPIPGTQVLVTLPEVPLPDWAQGIRLGGAVTAEGLLFALYDGLKLATLLVCVGAANALASPSRLLKTLPGALYETGVAVVVALTFAPNLIADVQRLRAARRLRGRPDTGLRGLLQVGLPVLEGALERSVALAAAMDARGYGRTADVPAPVRRTTAVLTLGGLLGVCAGTYGLLTAAGGSYGLPVLFAGVVAALAGLRLGGRRSPRTRYRPDRWTPRAGLTAASGVAVAAVLTVAASADPAALHPGVIPLTAPALPLWPAAAVLLGLLPAFTHKEPS; this is translated from the coding sequence ATGGCTGACGGCCGCCCCGGCACCCCGCTGCACCCCGCCGCCTGGTGGCTGTGGGCCCTCGGCCTCGGCACCGCCGCCACCCGCACCACCAACCCGCTCCTCCTCGGCCTGCTCCTCACCGTCTCCGCCTACGTCGTCACCACGTGCCGCCCGGACACTCCCTGGTCCCGCTCCTACTCCGCGTTCCTCAAGCTCGGCCTCGCCGTCCTCGTCGTCCGTCTCGTCTTCGTCGTCGCCCTGGGCTCGCCGATCCCGGGCACGCAGGTGCTCGTCACGCTCCCCGAAGTCCCGCTCCCCGACTGGGCGCAGGGCATCCGGCTCGGCGGCGCGGTCACGGCCGAGGGCCTGCTCTTCGCGCTCTACGACGGACTGAAACTGGCGACCCTTCTCGTGTGCGTGGGTGCCGCCAACGCCCTGGCCAGCCCCTCCCGCCTGCTCAAGACGCTCCCCGGCGCCCTGTACGAGACGGGCGTTGCGGTGGTCGTGGCCCTCACCTTCGCCCCCAACCTCATCGCGGACGTCCAGCGTCTGCGCGCCGCCCGACGTCTGCGGGGGCGCCCCGACACGGGTCTGCGCGGTCTGCTCCAGGTGGGCCTGCCGGTCCTGGAGGGCGCCCTGGAACGCTCCGTCGCGCTCGCCGCCGCGATGGACGCCCGCGGCTACGGCCGTACCGCCGACGTCCCCGCTCCCGTCCGCCGGACGACCGCCGTGCTCACTCTCGGCGGTCTGCTCGGCGTCTGCGCGGGAACGTACGGCCTGCTCACCGCGGCGGGCGGCAGCTACGGCCTGCCCGTGCTGTTCGCCGGAGTCGTCGCGGCCCTGGCCGGGCTGCGACTGGGCGGCCGCCGCTCCCCCCGCACCCGCTACCGCCCGGACCGCTGGACCCCGCGGGCGGGTCTCACCGCCGCCTCCGGAGTCGCGGTCGCGGCCGTGCTGACCGTCGCCGCGTCCGCCGATCCGGCCGCCCTGCACCCGGGTGTGATCCCCTTGACCGCCCCCGCCCTCCCGCTCTGGCCGGCGGCGGCCGTACTCCTCGGCCTGCTGCCCGCGTTCACGCACAAGGAGCCGTCGTGA
- a CDS encoding ABC transporter ATP-binding protein — MIRFENVSVTYDGAARPTVQDVDFTVPEGELVLLAGPSGVGKSTLLGTVSGLVPHFTGGTLRGRVTVAGRDTRTHKPRELADVVGTVGQDPLSHFVTDTVEEELAYGMESLGLPPEVMRRRVEETLDLLGLAALRDRPIATLSGGQQQRVAIGSVLTPHPRVLVLDEPTSALDPAAAEEVLAVLLRLVHDLGTTVLLAEHRLERVLQYADQVALLPSPGAAPLLGAPADVMAVSPVFPPVVSLGRLAGWSPLPLTVRDARRRAGDLREQLEGRTAPREPAPPAAPPSGLPTGLPTGLPTGLPVVPPAIPSARRRFRRPPPVPSASVVPAEARSLSVRRARVQALRDVDLTVLPGETVALMGRNGAGKSTLLNTFVGLVEPSAGTVRTGGLVPHRTPPRDLVRRAGLVPQEPRDLLYADTVAAECAAADRDAGAASGTCRDLVSDLLPGITDDTHPRDLSEGQRLTLALAVVLTARPPLLLLDEPTRGLDYAAKARLVAVLRGLASAGHAIVLATHDVELAAELAHRVVLLAEGEVIADGPTAEVVVSSPSFAPQVTKILAPQEWLTVAQVREALREEPQDELREELREELREDPR; from the coding sequence GTGATCCGCTTCGAGAACGTCTCCGTGACGTACGACGGCGCCGCCCGACCGACCGTCCAGGACGTCGACTTCACCGTCCCCGAGGGTGAACTCGTGCTGCTGGCGGGCCCGTCGGGCGTCGGCAAGTCGACGCTTCTCGGGACGGTGTCCGGCCTCGTCCCGCACTTCACCGGCGGCACCCTGCGCGGCCGCGTCACGGTCGCCGGCCGCGACACCCGCACGCACAAGCCGCGCGAACTCGCCGACGTCGTCGGGACGGTGGGCCAGGACCCCCTCTCCCACTTCGTGACGGACACCGTTGAGGAGGAACTCGCCTACGGCATGGAGTCGTTGGGCCTGCCGCCGGAGGTGATGCGGCGCCGCGTCGAGGAGACCCTCGACCTGCTCGGCCTGGCCGCCCTCCGCGACCGTCCCATCGCCACGCTCTCCGGGGGCCAGCAGCAGCGGGTCGCGATCGGGTCGGTCCTCACCCCGCACCCGCGCGTCCTCGTCCTGGACGAACCGACCTCCGCGCTCGACCCGGCGGCCGCCGAGGAGGTCCTCGCCGTGCTCCTCCGTCTCGTCCACGACCTCGGTACGACGGTGCTGCTGGCGGAACACCGCCTGGAACGCGTCCTGCAGTACGCCGACCAGGTCGCCTTGCTGCCCTCCCCCGGCGCGGCCCCGCTGCTCGGCGCCCCGGCGGACGTCATGGCCGTGTCCCCGGTGTTCCCACCGGTGGTGAGCCTGGGCCGGCTGGCGGGCTGGTCCCCTCTCCCCCTGACCGTGCGGGACGCCCGTCGGCGCGCCGGTGACCTGCGGGAACAACTGGAAGGGCGGACGGCCCCCCGGGAGCCGGCCCCACCCGCGGCGCCCCCCTCCGGACTCCCGACCGGACTCCCGACCGGACTCCCGACCGGGCTCCCCGTCGTCCCCCCGGCGATTCCATCCGCCCGCCGCCGCTTCCGCCGTCCGCCCCCCGTGCCGTCCGCCTCCGTCGTCCCCGCCGAGGCCCGTTCCCTCTCCGTGCGCCGGGCCCGGGTCCAGGCGCTGCGCGACGTGGACCTCACCGTCCTGCCCGGCGAGACCGTCGCCCTCATGGGCCGCAACGGCGCCGGGAAGTCGACGCTGCTCAACACCTTCGTGGGCCTCGTCGAGCCGTCCGCGGGAACGGTCCGTACAGGCGGTCTCGTGCCGCACCGCACCCCGCCCCGGGACCTGGTCCGCCGCGCCGGTCTGGTCCCGCAGGAGCCGCGCGACCTGCTGTACGCCGACACGGTCGCCGCCGAGTGCGCGGCCGCCGACCGGGATGCGGGGGCCGCGTCCGGCACCTGCCGGGACCTGGTCTCGGACCTCCTCCCCGGCATCACGGACGACACCCACCCCCGCGATCTCTCCGAGGGCCAGCGCCTCACCCTCGCGCTGGCGGTCGTCCTCACCGCACGCCCGCCGCTCCTCCTCCTGGACGAGCCGACCCGCGGCCTGGACTACGCGGCGAAGGCGCGCCTGGTCGCCGTCCTGCGCGGGCTGGCCTCCGCCGGGCACGCGATCGTCCTGGCCACCCACGATGTGGAACTGGCCGCGGAACTGGCCCACCGGGTGGTGCTGCTCGCGGAGGGCGAGGTGATCGCCGACGGCCCGACGGCGGAGGTGGTGGTCTCGTCCCCCTCCTTCGCCCCCCAGGTCACGAAGATCCTGGCCCCGCAGGAGTGGCTCACGGTCGCGCAGGTGCGCGAGGCACTGCGGGAAGAACCACAGGACGAACTACGGGAAGAACTGCGGGAAGAACTGCGGGAGGACCCGCGATGA